TAGGGGTAACAGGATTTGAATCATTGTCCCCCTCCACATGAGCAGAAGAGGAAGAAATTGTGCCAGCAGAAGGTGAATTTGGATGAGCAGAGAAAACTAGGAACTGTGGGCGACCATGAGAGCCAGACCGGCCCCGGTGGCCCTCCCTTCTTCCAAGATGGTGTGCCCTTCCCATTGCAGCGGCAGCAGCTAGATGCTGTAGTATACGCTCTTCAAGCTCAGCATCATTACCAACAACAGGTAGCTGCACAGGCATATCCCACTAATCAggaaaaattaaaaacaaaataaCACTTAACAGGTAAGGCTAGAAGAAACGTATCATTAAGTAGTTTCATAAGACGTACATGCTGCAGCTCAAAATCCCCAAGAGCAGGATGATGGAATATAGTTGTGTTTCGAGTTTGATTGGTTCTTATGTTCCTCTCGCGCTCTACTGCCTCAAGCAGCTCCTGGCTGCATCAGCCATGTTAAAATTAGCCAATAAGTAACTAGCCTGAGAGGACCAAAATGGCAagcatcatatttgcatagccAAGAATTAACTTGCCTGGTAGGATCCTTCATACTAATTGGTTGCCAACACATTGGGCACTGTGAACTTCTCTGGCACCTATAAAAAGAATCCCAATCATTAGAGTGAAAAATATTTTGAACAGAGAACAAATGGGAAAAAAGTTCAGGGTCTGGCAAGCATCCTGCCCGCATGGCTAAATTCCAGTGTCAGCATTGACAGAACCAGATAGAAAAGATGGGATGACACACCGATCACATCTGATAAATTTTGATTACACCATCCATAAATTCAGCGTGAGAAGTGTTAGTTGAGCACACAATGTTATCCCTAATTTTCCTTAGTAGCAAGATAGTACAGTTAATAATAGACCAGTTTCAGTTTAGGAAGCTGTCTACTAGAAAGACAACAAACACTGAATCTAGGGGGGAAAAATTTCACATGCAAAGCCGACCATACTAAACAACTTGTCCAATGTTTTCAGTCACAATCATCTGTAAACGTCTGAATAAAGGTAATATATATGGCCACCAAACCAGTAAACCATAGCATCAAGTAAACCATAGCATACAGTTGGAAAGACCCGTCCATAAGATATGAAGATTTCAAATGATCCAAAATGCTGCCTTTACTGATAACTACTAACTCATTAACCCAGATAAACTATGAAACTAGTTATGGTTCATGTCCATAGCGGTATATGTATACAAATTCATAATATGAAGAATGTAAAATATTAGAGCTAAGCTAGTACATACCATTCCAGAATGCATTGGAGATGGAACTCATGTTTGCAGCTGGTCAACTAGAAAAAAATAAGAAGCAAGAATAAGAAATGGTTGCAAAAATGTCATCTATATGCAAATTGGTGCAACTAATGAAATGGCAACTTACTGCAGAAGGGTCACTCTCACAGAAAGCCTCAAGGCAAATGCTACATGCATCATCACATGCATCCTGAATGCCACCCTCTACAAAGGCTGCAGCTGATGTCAAACTCTCCATCTTAGGTTTGTCATCAGTTCCAGATGCCATTGCAAACAGCCCTGAAATCAAATATAAAAAAGGAGTTCAGAGTCAACAATTTAAATGCTTATAGCTTAATAATGAGTTGCTGGGTTGAGATGAAAGACAAATATGTTCATCTGTTCACCATGCCTTATGAAACCAATAATATCATGATTCCTTAACAGGATTCAGTAAATTTGAGATATTCAAAATATATCTTATTACATCTTCTGTGAAACAGCATCCACTGACAAGACATTAGTCACACTATGAAAAATGGAGCACAGTACTAAAGTAATCAATCCTCCATATGAAAATAAGGAGATCTACTTTGCAGAGCATAAACATCTTGTCTTTCATTTTCTGTTTGAGTCCAACAGGTTCGGCGTCATTACAAGAAAAGCATCAACAAAGCCTTGACATATTTATGTGAGTAATGCTCTAAAAAGCGTTAGGAGTTAGGACCTCACAAAAATGAACACATTTCTCAGTGGACCAGTCTAATTATTTGAGTAGCACAATAAGCATAAGGGCAAAGTTAATGGTACCCAAAAGCATTTAAGTCGGGCAAGGCATGAAAGATAAAAACCACTATGGGAAATGTGTCAGCATAAGGGCCCCTAAAACCTAGCAGCTACATGCAAAAGGTAACTTGAGCAATCAAAATTTTAGGTGAAATGCAAAAGATAATTCTCTGTCGCTGGTACTGACATCTCGCCCACCCAGATCTATTGCATCTTTTTACTAAACTATGATAACATCTTTGGACCTTCCCCAAAAAGGAACAGATGCATCTAAAGTCCGAGGGGTACAGGCAATAAAACAGTAGCAAACACTGCATTCTGTCAACAGGCATACTGGTGAATTTTGTTGATTCCAGACTCCACTGCAAAACATGCTGGAAACACAAAACCACACTCCAATCACATGCATCACTTAAAGTGACAGTATACTCGAATCAGCAACGCTACCCAGCTACAACCATTTATACCGATGTGAAGGCCCATTTCTGGACGAGCTGTGGATCAGCGGGTTCGCTTCACCAGCAAAGCATCTGACAACCAGCTCAATTCCATAGAGGACCGTCCCACCCACCCAAATCACGATCCAAACGGCGGCCACATGGGCAAACAATGATTTCCCCCCAAAAACACCTCCTAGTAGGAGGCAAGCAGAAGAAAAGCTGAGTGAATCCCCCGAAATCGCTCTGAATTCCCACACTCAGAACCCCAATTGACGTCCAACGGAAGCTAACCCATCGCGACGAGCGACCCCCGAATCGGCTATGAGGAGCAGGCAGTCAGGCACCACCAGCCACATCGGCCCGAAACTCCCCGGAACCAAGCCCC
The genomic region above belongs to Panicum virgatum strain AP13 chromosome 8N, P.virgatum_v5, whole genome shotgun sequence and contains:
- the LOC120684651 gene encoding E3 ubiquitin-protein ligase RHF2A-like, whose translation is MASGTDDKPKMESLTSAAAFVEGGIQDACDDACSICLEAFCESDPSALTSCKHEFHLQCILEWCQRSSQCPMCWQPISMKDPTSQELLEAVERERNIRTNQTRNTTIFHHPALGDFELQHLPVVGNDAELEERILQHLAAAAAMGRAHHLGRREGHRGRSGSHGRPQFLVFSAHPNSPSAGTISSSSAHVEGDNDSNPVTPRASESSPRAIRIGDAGNQSPGMLTYDAEQDAVVSSGNSTPVSSPRFFNRRHSTGQSTPDRAGPSDVQSFSDSLKSRLNAVSMKYKESITKSTRGWKERLFSRNSSVADLGSEVRREVNAGIASVSRMMERLETRGSSRTGDSPTPSTSEVPPTESSNERAPESNSAPSTTTTTSASNTLAPCVTTSGSN